The Gemmatimonadales bacterium genome window below encodes:
- a CDS encoding thiamine pyrophosphate-dependent enzyme gives MSITCGLLPVLQPGEHESHYELNDYEGARARWCPGCGDHSILASVQKLLAAEQLTPEQTMFVSGIGCSSRFPHYLKTYGFHGIHGRALPVATGIKLTRPDLQVFVVMGDGDCTSIGAAHWVHALRYNVNLTVLLLDNGIYALTKKQTSPTTPQGFSSNTMPQGGVLPSLNPLSVSLGVTNASFVAQTAEWVPAHLYATLRAAYHHRGLSFVRILQRCPIYSAAVYQAAVQDPANIAMLIHDDGVVVPELEKIYRSQVRHDPHDLDAARRVASSTDHIHLGVLYRDPSRPRYEEIRRVPPRTPEERVTLIDAELDRYAV, from the coding sequence ATGAGTATCACCTGCGGGCTCCTGCCGGTGCTCCAGCCCGGCGAGCACGAGTCACACTACGAACTCAACGACTATGAAGGCGCCCGCGCGCGCTGGTGTCCCGGCTGCGGCGACCACTCCATCCTGGCCTCGGTCCAGAAGCTCCTAGCCGCCGAGCAGCTGACGCCGGAGCAGACCATGTTCGTCTCCGGCATCGGGTGCTCCAGCCGATTCCCGCATTACCTCAAGACCTACGGATTCCACGGCATCCATGGCCGGGCGCTGCCGGTTGCGACCGGCATCAAGCTCACCCGCCCCGACCTGCAGGTGTTCGTGGTCATGGGTGACGGCGACTGCACCTCGATCGGCGCGGCGCACTGGGTGCACGCCCTCCGGTACAACGTCAACCTGACGGTCCTGCTGCTCGACAACGGGATCTACGCCCTGACCAAGAAGCAGACGTCGCCGACCACGCCCCAGGGATTTTCCAGCAACACGATGCCGCAGGGCGGCGTGCTGCCGTCGCTGAACCCGCTCTCGGTGTCGCTCGGCGTGACCAACGCCTCGTTCGTGGCGCAAACCGCGGAGTGGGTCCCGGCGCATCTCTATGCCACGCTCCGCGCCGCGTATCACCATCGCGGCCTCAGCTTCGTGCGCATCCTGCAGCGCTGCCCGATCTATTCCGCGGCGGTCTACCAGGCGGCGGTGCAGGATCCGGCGAACATCGCGATGCTCATCCACGACGACGGCGTCGTGGTCCCCGAGCTCGAGAAGATCTACCGCTCGCAGGTGCGGCACGATCCACACGATCTCGATGCCGCCCGGCGCGTCGCGAGCTCCACCGACCACATCCATCTCGGTGTCCTCTACCGTGACCCCTCGCGGCCGCGCTATGAGGAAATTCGCCGAGTACCGCCCCGCACGCCGGAAGAGCGGGTCACCCTGATCGACGCGGAGTTGGATCGCTATGCCGTCTGA